A single region of the Mycobacterium avium subsp. avium genome encodes:
- a CDS encoding alpha/beta fold hydrolase, with product MPSIEVNGGNVVYEILGDSGDLIALTPGGRFSMQIPGLRPLADALVAGGYRVLLWDRPNCGASDVQFYGQSESHMRAETLHKLVTGLGFERCILAGGSGGARDSMLTTMLYPEMVTKLVVWNIVGGIYGTFVLGSFYIIPSILAVRGTGMDGVIKVQEWRERIEENPANKQRFLDFDSGEFLKVMLRWLNAFVSKPGQTIPGVEDEMFDRITVPTLIIRGGENDMDHPKRTSLEVSCLIKGSKLIDPPWPEDAWERASEDRAAGRVQHFNMFDTWVQAAPAILEFLGS from the coding sequence GTGCCTTCTATCGAGGTCAACGGCGGGAATGTGGTCTACGAAATCCTCGGTGACTCAGGTGATCTCATCGCGCTGACGCCGGGCGGACGGTTCAGCATGCAGATCCCCGGCCTGCGGCCGCTCGCCGATGCGCTGGTCGCCGGCGGCTATCGGGTGCTGCTGTGGGACCGGCCCAATTGCGGCGCTTCCGATGTGCAGTTCTACGGGCAAAGCGAATCGCACATGCGCGCCGAAACGCTGCACAAGCTGGTGACCGGGCTGGGCTTCGAGCGCTGCATCCTGGCCGGAGGCTCCGGTGGGGCAAGGGATTCCATGCTGACCACGATGCTCTACCCCGAAATGGTGACCAAACTCGTGGTGTGGAACATCGTCGGCGGCATCTACGGCACCTTTGTGCTCGGCTCCTTCTACATCATCCCCAGCATCCTCGCGGTGCGGGGCACCGGGATGGACGGTGTGATCAAGGTGCAGGAATGGCGCGAACGCATCGAGGAGAACCCGGCCAACAAGCAGCGGTTCCTCGATTTCGACTCCGGCGAGTTCCTCAAGGTGATGCTGCGCTGGCTCAACGCTTTCGTGTCCAAGCCGGGCCAGACCATCCCGGGCGTCGAGGACGAGATGTTCGACCGAATCACGGTGCCCACCTTGATCATTCGCGGCGGCGAGAACGACATGGATCACCCGAAACGGACGTCGCTGGAAGTCAGCTGCCTGATCAAGGGGTCCAAACTCATCGATCCGCCCTGGCCAGAGGACGCATGGGAGCGCGCGTCCGAGGACCGCGCCGCGGGCCGGGTGCAGCACTTCAACATGTTCGACACCTGGGTGCAGGCCGCACCCGCGATCCTGGAATTTTTGGGGTCGTGA